The following coding sequences are from one Mytilus trossulus isolate FHL-02 chromosome 8, PNRI_Mtr1.1.1.hap1, whole genome shotgun sequence window:
- the LOC134681941 gene encoding beta-microseminoprotein-like: protein MKMAVQIVWIFLFLGSLISFSNSFCMMTMPTMDTTECAYKNVTLPLGQTLTNYDDCLELRCLKDGSMSICGIGIHAGVFVPPKGCAISRGDKCAFEFVSARDHTLKCEAEIFG from the exons atgaaaatgGCAGTGCAAATAGTTTGGATTTTCTTGTTTCTGGGTAGcttgatttcattttcaaattcattttgtaTGATGACAATGCCGACGATGG ACACAACAGAGTGTGCATACAAAAATGTCACATTACCTCTAGGTCAGACGTTAACCAACTATGACGACTGTTTGGAACTAAGGTGTCTTAAAGATGGAAGTATGTCCATATGTGG GATTGGTATACATGCAGGCGTATTTGTTCCACCAAAAGGATGTGCTATTTCAAGAGGAGATAAATGTGCTTTTGAATTTGTTTCTGCTAGAGATCATACTCTTAAATGTGAAGCAGAAATTTTTGGCTAA